The genomic interval ACGCCGTCGTACACCACGTGGACGCCGGCGCCGTCGGTCAGCTCGCGGACGGCCGCGGGCAGCTCGGTGGTCAGGTCGCTCATCGCCGCGTAGTCGAGGGTGTGCGCGGCGCCCGCGGCGCGCGAGAGGGCCGCCTTCTCGGCGGAGGAGACCGTCGTGATGACGCGCCCGCCCCGGGCGACGGCGAGCTGGGTGGCCAGCAGGCCGACGCCGCCGGCGCCCGCGTGCAGCAGGACGTCGTGGCCAGGGCCGACCTCGAACGTCGAGGCGACGAGGTAGTGGGCGGTCATGCCCTGGAGCGGCAGCGCGGCCGCGTGGACGAGGTCGAGCCCTTCGGGCACGGCGACGGCGTGGACGGCGGCCACGAGCACGAGCTCCGCGTAGCTGCCGGGGCCCTCGCTCCAGGAGACGCGGTCGCCGATGGCGAAGCCCGTCACGCCGTCGCCGATCCCTTCGACGACGCCGGCGCCCTCGACGCCGACCACGTGCGGGTACGGCATGGGGTACAGGCCGCTGCGGCGGTAGGTGTCGATGAAGTTCACGCCCGCGGCGGCGACGCGGACCAGGAGCTGGCCGGGGCCGGGCTCGGGGTCGGGGAGCTCGACGTAGGAGAGAACCTCGGGACCGCCCGCCTCGCGGGCCTGCACAGCGCGCATGGGGCGAGCGTAGTGCCGAGGGCGCGCCAGCGGGTGCGCGGATCGAGTCAGGGCCGCGGCGGGTCGCGTCGGCGTGTGCTGGGGTTGGGGCGGATGCCGTGGCGCGCGTCGTGGCCTGCCTGGTGAACCCCGCCCCACGTGTCGTGGCTATGCATTGCTATGTATAGTCATGCACATGACCAGTGTGCAGCGCGCACGCGTCGCCGTCGCCGGCGCGTCGGGTTACGCGGGCGGAGAGTTCCTCCGCATCGCCGCGAACCATCCCCACCTCGAGGTCGGCACCGTCACGGCCCACTCCAACGCCGGTGCCACGCTCGGCAGCCTTCACCCGCACCTGCGCTCGCTCGCCGACCGCGTGCTGGCCCCCACGAGCGTCGAGGCCCTCGCGGGGCACGACGTGGTCGTGCTGGCCCTGCCGCACGGAGCGTCGGGCGAGATCGCCGCGCAGCTTCCCGACGACGTCCTGGTGCTCGACCTCGGCGCGGACCACCGCCTCGTCTCCGCGGCGGCCTGGGAGCAGTTCTACGGCACGCCGCACGCGGGCACCTGGCCCTACGGCCTGCCCGAGCTGCTGCACGTGCACGACGGCGCCGTGACCGGCCGGCAGCGCGACGCCCTGCGCGGCGCAACCCGTATCGCCGTGCCCGGCTGCAACGTCACCGCGGTCACGCTCGGCCTGCAGCCGGGCGTCGCGGCCGGCCTGATCGAGCCGCGCGACGTCGTCGCGGTGCTCGCCAACGGCTACTCGGGCGCGGGCAAGGCGCTCAAGGCGCACCTGCTGGCGTCCGAGGCGCTCGGTGCCGCCGCACCGTACGCCGTCGGCGGCACCCACCGGCACATCCCCGAGATCCAGCAGAACCTGCTCACCGCCGGGGCCGACGCCGTCACGCTCAGCTTCACGCCCACGCTCGTGCCCATGGCGCGCGGCATCCTCGCCACCGCGACCGCCCGCCTCGTGCCGGGCGCCGACCCTGCCGCCGTGCGCGACGCCTGGGCGCAGGCGTACGCCGACGAGCCGTTCGTCCACCTGCTGCCCGAGGGCCAGTGGCCGAGCACGGCGATGACCCTCGGCGCGAACACCGCGCTGGTCCAGGTCGCCGTCGACGCCGCCGCGGGGCGCGTCGTCACGGTCACCGCGATCGACAACCTCGTCAAGGGCACCGCGGGCGGCGCCGTCCAGTCCCTCAACCTCGCCCTCGGCCTGCCGGAGACGGCGGGCCTGACCACCGAAGGAGTCGCCCCGTGAGCGTCACCTCACCCGCAGGCTTCCGGGCCGCCGGCGTGACCGCCGGCCTCAAGACGTCGGGCAGGCCCGACGTGGCGCTCGTCGTCACCGAGGGGCCACGCCACGTCGCGGCCGCGGTGCTCACGTCCAACCGCGTCCACGCGGCCCCGGTGACCTGGACGCGCCAGGCCGTCAAGGACGGCACGGCCCGTGCCGTCGTGCTCAACTCGGGCGGCGCCAACGCCTGCACCGGGCCCGAGGGCTTCGCCGACACGCACCGGACCGCCGAGCACACCGCGGCCGCGCTGGGTGCCGCGGGCATCGGCGGCGAGGACGGCGTGGGCGCGGGCGACGTGCTCGTGTGCTCCACCGGGCTGATCGGCGTCCGCCTGCCCATGGACCTGCTGCTGCCGGGCGTCGACGCCGCCGTCGCGGCGCTGGCCGCCGACGGCGGAGACGCGGCCGCGCACGCCATCATGACCACCGACACCCGCTCCAAGCAGACGCTCGTCACCGGCGAGACGGCCGGAGCGGGCTGGAGCGTCGGCGGCATGGCCAAGGGCGCGGGCATGCTCGCCCCAGGCCTGGCGACCATGCTGTGCGTCCTGACGACCGACGCCGACGTCGACGCCGCGACCGCCGACGCCGCGCTGCGCGCCGCCACCGCGGCGACGTTCGACCGCGTCGACTCGGACGGCTGCATGTCCACCAACGACACCGTGATCCTCCTGGCGAGCGGCGCGAGCGGCGCCACGCCGTCGGCGGCCGAGCTCACCCGGGCCGTCACCGCCGCCTGCGCGGACCTCGCCCGCCAGCTCGTCGCCGACGCCGAAGGCGCCAGCCACGACATCGCCATCACCGTCCGGGGCGCCACGACGCAAGACGCCGCCCTGGCCGTCGCGCGGGCCGTGTCGCGCTCCAACCTCTTCAAGGCCGCCATCTTCGGCAACGACCCCAACTGGGGCCGCGTGCTGTCCGCGGTCGGCACCGTGCCCGAGGACGTCGCCCCCTTCGACGCCCTGACCCTCGACGTGGCCGTCAACGGCGTCCAGGTCTGCCGGGCCGGCGGCGTCGGAGAGCCGCGCGAGCTCGTCGACCTCGCCGCCGCCCGCGAGGTCACCGTCGAGGTCGACCTGCACGCCGGGGACGCCGAGGTCACGCTGTGGACCAACGACCTCACGCACGACTACGTCCACGAGAACAGCGCGTACTCCTCATGAGCGACTTCGTGTTCGACACCCGCACCGACCTGCGCCCCGAGCAGAAAGCCGAGGTCCTCATCGAGGCCCTGCCGTGGCTGCAGGAGTTCTCGGGCGCGCTCGTCGTCGTCAAGTACGGCGGCAACGCCATGGTCGACGACACGCTCAAGGCCGCGTTCGCGCAGGACATGGTGTTCCTGCGCCAGGTGGGCCTGCGCCCCGTCGTCGTGCACGGCGGCGGCCCGCAGATCAACGCGATGCTCGGGCGGCTCGACATCCCCAGCGAGTTCCGCGGCGGCCTGCGCGTGACCACGCCCGAGGCCATGGAGGTCGTCCGGATGGTCCTCACCGGCCAGGTCGGCCGCGAGCTCGTGGGGCTGGTCAACGCGCACGGCCCGCACGCCGTCGGCCTGTCGGGCGAGGACGGGGGGCTGTTCCAGGCCACGCGGCGCACCGCCGTCGTCGACGGCGAGCCCGTCGACGTGGGCCTGGTCGGCGACGTGACCGCGGTCGACCCGTCGGCGGTCGAGGACATCCTCGCCGCGGGCCGCATCCCCGTGGTCTCCACGGTCGCGCCCGACGTCGCCGACCCCACGCAGGTGCTCAACGTCAACGCCGACACGGCGGCGTCGGCGCTCGCGGTCGCGCTCGGCGCCAAGAAGCTCATCGTGCTGACCGACGTCGAGGGCCTGTACACCTCGTGGCCCGACCGGTCGTCGCTGGTCGAGCGCATCACCGCGAGCGAGCTCGCCACCCTTCTGCCGTCCCTCGAGTCCGGCATGGTGCCCAAGATGGAGGCGTGCCTGCGCGCCGTCGAGGGCGGCGTGCCGGCCGCGACCGTCATCGACGGCCGCCAGCCGCACTCCGTGCTGCTCGAGGTCTTCACCGCCCGCGGCAACGGCACGATGGTCGTGCCCGACGCCGCCACGCTTCCTAAGGACCCTGCATGAGCGAGCTGCTCGACCTCGTCACCGAGCCGTCCGGACACGTCGCCACGGTCGCCGCCTGGACGGACCGCTACACGCACGCCGTGATGGACACGTTCGGGCCGCCGCAGCGCGTCCTCGTGCGCGGCGACGGCTGCTACGTGTGGGACGCCGACGGCAAGCGCTACCTCGACCTGCTCGCCGGGATCGCGGTCAACGCCCTCGGCCACGCGCACCCCACGCTGACCGCGGCGATCTCCGCCCAGCTCGGCACGCTCGGCCACGTGTCCAACTTCTTCGGCACGCCCACCCAGATCGCGCTCGCCGAGACGCTGCTGCGGCTGGCGCAGGCCCCGGAGGGGTCACGTGTCTTCCTCACCAACTCGGGCACCGAGGCGGTCGAGGCGGCGTTCAAGATGACCCGCCGGGTGCGCCCGGGCGGGCAGGTGGGGCGCGTGCTCGCGCTCGAGGGCGCGTTCCACGGCCGGTCGCTGGGTGCGCTCGCGCTCACCGCGAAGGCCGCCTACCGCGAGCCGTTCGAACCGTTGCCGGGCGGCGTCGAGCACGTGGCGTTCGGCGACACCGCCGCGCTCGACGAGGCGTTCTCGCCCGCCGCGGTGGCCGAGCGCGGCCCCGTCGCCGCCCTCGTCGTCGAGCCGATCCAGGGCGAGGCG from Xylanimonas allomyrinae carries:
- a CDS encoding quinone oxidoreductase family protein, encoding MRAVQAREAGGPEVLSYVELPDPEPGPGQLLVRVAAAGVNFIDTYRRSGLYPMPYPHVVGVEGAGVVEGIGDGVTGFAIGDRVSWSEGPGSYAELVLVAAVHAVAVPEGLDLVHAAALPLQGMTAHYLVASTFEVGPGHDVLLHAGAGGVGLLATQLAVARGGRVITTVSSAEKAALSRAAGAAHTLDYAAMSDLTTELPAAVRELTDGAGVHVVYDGVGRSTFDGSLASLRPRGMLVLFGAASGPVPPFDPQRLNRAGSVFLTRPSIGDYLATRAELEWRSGELMAAAAAGDLDVRVGATYPLADAAQAHRALEGRGTTGKVLLVP
- the argC gene encoding N-acetyl-gamma-glutamyl-phosphate reductase, whose protein sequence is MHMTSVQRARVAVAGASGYAGGEFLRIAANHPHLEVGTVTAHSNAGATLGSLHPHLRSLADRVLAPTSVEALAGHDVVVLALPHGASGEIAAQLPDDVLVLDLGADHRLVSAAAWEQFYGTPHAGTWPYGLPELLHVHDGAVTGRQRDALRGATRIAVPGCNVTAVTLGLQPGVAAGLIEPRDVVAVLANGYSGAGKALKAHLLASEALGAAAPYAVGGTHRHIPEIQQNLLTAGADAVTLSFTPTLVPMARGILATATARLVPGADPAAVRDAWAQAYADEPFVHLLPEGQWPSTAMTLGANTALVQVAVDAAAGRVVTVTAIDNLVKGTAGGAVQSLNLALGLPETAGLTTEGVAP
- the argJ gene encoding bifunctional glutamate N-acetyltransferase/amino-acid acetyltransferase ArgJ; translation: MSVTSPAGFRAAGVTAGLKTSGRPDVALVVTEGPRHVAAAVLTSNRVHAAPVTWTRQAVKDGTARAVVLNSGGANACTGPEGFADTHRTAEHTAAALGAAGIGGEDGVGAGDVLVCSTGLIGVRLPMDLLLPGVDAAVAALAADGGDAAAHAIMTTDTRSKQTLVTGETAGAGWSVGGMAKGAGMLAPGLATMLCVLTTDADVDAATADAALRAATAATFDRVDSDGCMSTNDTVILLASGASGATPSAAELTRAVTAACADLARQLVADAEGASHDIAITVRGATTQDAALAVARAVSRSNLFKAAIFGNDPNWGRVLSAVGTVPEDVAPFDALTLDVAVNGVQVCRAGGVGEPRELVDLAAAREVTVEVDLHAGDAEVTLWTNDLTHDYVHENSAYSS
- the argB gene encoding acetylglutamate kinase; its protein translation is MSDFVFDTRTDLRPEQKAEVLIEALPWLQEFSGALVVVKYGGNAMVDDTLKAAFAQDMVFLRQVGLRPVVVHGGGPQINAMLGRLDIPSEFRGGLRVTTPEAMEVVRMVLTGQVGRELVGLVNAHGPHAVGLSGEDGGLFQATRRTAVVDGEPVDVGLVGDVTAVDPSAVEDILAAGRIPVVSTVAPDVADPTQVLNVNADTAASALAVALGAKKLIVLTDVEGLYTSWPDRSSLVERITASELATLLPSLESGMVPKMEACLRAVEGGVPAATVIDGRQPHSVLLEVFTARGNGTMVVPDAATLPKDPA
- a CDS encoding acetylornithine transaminase, translating into MSELLDLVTEPSGHVATVAAWTDRYTHAVMDTFGPPQRVLVRGDGCYVWDADGKRYLDLLAGIAVNALGHAHPTLTAAISAQLGTLGHVSNFFGTPTQIALAETLLRLAQAPEGSRVFLTNSGTEAVEAAFKMTRRVRPGGQVGRVLALEGAFHGRSLGALALTAKAAYREPFEPLPGGVEHVAFGDTAALDEAFSPAAVAERGPVAALVVEPIQGEAGVRPLPPGYLAHARRLTSDAGALLILDEVQTGMGRTGAWFAYQHPEVGGGVMPDVVTLAKGLGGGFPVGAVIAFGERAATLLGRGQHGTTFGGNPVAAAAALATIGVIERDGLLAHVRTVGALLREEIELSGSPLVREVRGRGLLWAVVLNRPVAAQVAAAALEAGLVVNPVAPDAIRLAPPLILTADQARVAAQFFATLTVPTEPEETP